The proteins below are encoded in one region of Fibrella aestuarina BUZ 2:
- a CDS encoding RagB/SusD family nutrient uptake outer membrane protein, translating into MTSIKSSVKSPIRLSLLMALFVLGLAACNDFLTTPPQGLIGEDAVRNDPAAAQNLVTGVYNSLWEESMHGFDFVGMTNIASDDADKGSSAADGANTFGTLDNLNPTAGVGNLNNLWSAYFRSIAKANQALALIPLSAAEPTVRRQLEGEVRFLRAYFYFNLVRFFGGVPLLDAIPAVDQVNNTDLQKRATREQVYDLIVRDLRYAANVLPIKGQTQTGRATKAAAMAMLAKVYLYQKNWQQAYTLSDSIVKNQVGSYDLLPNYANIWRETGANSVESLFEVQTGINLSCNAAINLYVVCQGPRAGGKRGWSDLGFGFGTPSQSLVDEYEANDQRRAATIIFINPAPRGTVLWDGFRVPSRDSVENDRYNYKAYHSRTAERNCGNNDRLPKNLRIMRLGEVLLIHAEAALATGQNAAALTDINRLRTRAGLPALTTLDRAAVWHERRVELAMEHDRFFDLIRQEDVQAGRAVQAFAAHGKTFTKGKNEVFPIPQNQIQLSGGALTQNPGY; encoded by the coding sequence ATGACGTCTATTAAATCTTCGGTAAAATCTCCGATTCGACTCTCGCTGCTGATGGCCCTGTTTGTGCTGGGGCTGGCCGCTTGTAATGATTTCCTGACCACGCCGCCTCAGGGCCTGATTGGTGAAGACGCGGTGCGGAATGACCCGGCAGCGGCCCAGAACCTGGTCACGGGCGTGTATAACAGCCTCTGGGAAGAAAGCATGCACGGCTTTGACTTCGTCGGCATGACCAACATCGCGTCCGATGACGCTGACAAAGGCAGCTCGGCCGCCGATGGCGCCAATACGTTTGGTACGCTTGACAACCTGAACCCAACGGCGGGCGTGGGCAATCTCAACAACCTGTGGTCGGCTTATTTTCGGTCTATCGCTAAAGCCAACCAGGCGCTGGCGCTCATTCCGCTCAGCGCAGCCGAGCCGACGGTACGGCGTCAGTTAGAAGGGGAGGTCCGTTTCCTGCGGGCTTATTTTTACTTCAACCTCGTTCGGTTTTTCGGTGGTGTTCCGCTGCTCGATGCCATTCCGGCGGTTGATCAGGTGAACAATACCGATTTGCAGAAGCGCGCCACCCGCGAGCAGGTGTACGACCTGATTGTGCGGGACTTGCGGTATGCGGCCAACGTGTTGCCGATAAAAGGGCAAACGCAGACGGGCCGGGCCACCAAAGCAGCGGCAATGGCGATGCTGGCTAAAGTGTATCTGTACCAGAAAAACTGGCAGCAGGCCTACACGCTGTCTGATTCGATCGTGAAAAACCAGGTTGGCAGCTACGACCTGTTGCCCAACTACGCCAACATCTGGCGCGAAACCGGGGCCAACAGTGTGGAGTCGCTGTTTGAGGTGCAGACTGGGATCAATCTGTCGTGTAACGCGGCCATCAACCTGTATGTCGTTTGCCAGGGGCCACGGGCGGGTGGTAAACGAGGCTGGTCCGATCTGGGCTTCGGGTTTGGTACGCCTTCTCAGAGTCTGGTCGATGAGTACGAAGCAAACGATCAGCGCCGGGCGGCCACCATTATCTTTATTAATCCCGCCCCGCGCGGTACGGTCCTGTGGGATGGCTTCCGGGTGCCAAGTCGTGATTCGGTCGAAAATGACCGCTACAATTATAAGGCGTACCACAGCCGCACGGCCGAACGGAACTGCGGCAATAATGACCGGCTACCCAAAAACCTTCGGATCATGCGCCTGGGCGAGGTGCTGCTGATTCACGCCGAAGCAGCGCTGGCGACAGGCCAGAATGCAGCGGCACTCACCGACATCAACCGGCTACGTACCCGAGCCGGGCTGCCGGCGCTCACAACGCTCGACCGGGCCGCGGTGTGGCACGAACGGCGCGTGGAACTGGCAATGGAGCATGACCGCTTCTTCGACCTGATCCGGCAGGAAGACGTGCAGGCCGGGCGGGCCGTGCAGGCCTTCGCGGCGCATGGTAAAACGTTCACGAAGGGTAAAAACGAAGTGTTCCCTATCCCGCAGAACCAGATTCAGTTGAGCGGGGGCGCACTGACGCAGAATCCGGGATATTAA
- a CDS encoding SusC/RagA family TonB-linked outer membrane protein, whose protein sequence is MAFCWGLLSVTVYAQTAGNRITGRVTDQATKAGLPGATVQVKGTSQGTTTDASGAYTIQVDANATLVFSSIGYTAQEVPVNGQTEVNVVMADDAQALNEVVVVGYGTQRKRDLTGSVAQLKGEEIIKYPVQTPTQALQSKLAGVQIIASGRPNEQPQIRVRGVGSALAGVSPLYVVDGVLTDDIRNISNNDILSIEVLKDASAAIYGVRAANGVVIVTTRRGKSGATQVQYDANFSVRQAANLIPMANRDQYISYLTDAAPNVNVNNPPLTSTGTTNWYDYALRRAPQSNHNLSISGGGERNTFFISAGFFSDQGVVNTNDFQRLTLRANNEVKINDKLTFSNQISFARGNERAVNLDGVYQSLYRAAPIVPALVDTKYGNLSAFGNVGNPLLSLDARDNRIINSRLQGNLALSYKPAEWITLRSAFNTDLIFNNNRTYLRAFQNDAATFITAGGNQRQQNSQLTLDNSQSQRYIIDNTATFDKTFGRSDVTFLLGAVTERFTSNFITGSRINIPNDPNQWYLGLGNPDQQLSNNSGGDLQTRQSFVTRATYGFANRYLFNASLRADGSSKFRERWGFFPTVGLGWVISDESFLKTQSLVNFLKLRGSWGILGNDNIASNAYILTANVNIPYFFNNGLTLGNAIQDIKDQQLKWERTQQVDVGLEFALADNRLTGEIDYYNKTTRDALAFRIIPAIFGDPDNQFLTNIASFRNSGFEFVLNWKETTKSGLGYSIGGNLTLNRNQLVGLNGGQALLAGGVGQQGFTTRSDNGQPVGSFYVLNAIGVFQNQAEIDGSPVFGTRANVRPGDLKYQDVNNDGVINTDDRIYAGSYQPKLYYGINLALTYKGFDLTADVYGNAGNQVYNGKKAFRFENTDNIEAAYAEARWLPTRPSQTDPRLITSATPASTYFVESGSFVRLNNLTLGYTIPTAWREKVRLRTARLYVTSQNLFTLQKFSGFSPELPGGPLDSGIELTSYPTTRTFAVGLNVGF, encoded by the coding sequence ACGGCCAGACGGAGGTCAATGTCGTTATGGCGGACGATGCCCAGGCTCTCAACGAAGTCGTGGTAGTGGGTTACGGGACCCAACGGAAACGCGACCTGACGGGGTCCGTGGCGCAGCTAAAAGGCGAGGAAATTATTAAGTACCCCGTCCAGACGCCCACGCAAGCCCTCCAGAGTAAGCTGGCCGGGGTGCAGATTATCGCCTCGGGGCGGCCCAACGAGCAGCCGCAGATTCGGGTACGGGGAGTCGGGTCGGCTCTGGCGGGCGTCAGCCCGCTGTACGTCGTCGACGGGGTGCTCACCGACGATATCCGTAACATCAGCAACAACGACATTCTTAGCATTGAAGTGCTGAAGGATGCCTCGGCGGCGATCTACGGCGTTCGGGCGGCCAACGGCGTCGTGATCGTAACCACACGCCGGGGCAAATCGGGGGCTACACAGGTCCAGTACGACGCCAACTTCAGCGTGCGGCAGGCCGCCAACCTGATTCCAATGGCCAACCGCGATCAGTACATCAGCTACCTGACCGATGCCGCTCCCAATGTGAACGTCAATAATCCGCCGCTCACGTCGACAGGAACGACCAACTGGTACGACTATGCGCTACGGAGGGCTCCCCAATCGAACCACAACCTGTCTATTTCGGGCGGGGGCGAACGCAACACGTTTTTTATCAGCGCGGGCTTTTTCTCGGATCAGGGCGTAGTCAACACGAACGACTTTCAACGGTTGACCCTGCGGGCCAATAATGAGGTCAAGATCAACGATAAACTGACGTTCAGCAATCAGATTTCGTTTGCTCGTGGTAACGAACGCGCCGTCAACCTCGACGGGGTCTATCAAAGTCTCTACCGGGCGGCGCCCATCGTACCGGCACTGGTCGATACTAAATACGGGAACCTCTCGGCCTTCGGCAACGTGGGCAACCCGCTGCTCAGCCTCGACGCCCGCGACAACCGGATCATCAACAGCCGGTTGCAGGGCAATCTGGCCCTCAGCTACAAACCTGCCGAGTGGATCACGCTCCGTTCGGCCTTCAATACGGACCTGATTTTCAACAACAACCGAACGTACCTGCGGGCTTTTCAGAACGATGCGGCTACGTTCATTACGGCGGGTGGCAACCAGCGTCAGCAGAATAGTCAGCTTACGCTCGACAACAGCCAGTCGCAGCGGTATATCATCGACAACACCGCTACGTTTGACAAGACGTTCGGCAGAAGCGACGTCACATTCCTACTGGGGGCCGTTACGGAGCGGTTTACGTCTAACTTCATCACCGGTTCCCGCATCAACATCCCGAACGACCCCAACCAGTGGTATCTAGGCTTGGGTAATCCCGACCAGCAGCTGTCTAACAACAGCGGCGGCGACCTCCAGACCCGGCAGTCGTTCGTGACGCGCGCGACGTATGGGTTTGCCAATCGCTACCTGTTCAATGCCTCACTGCGGGCCGATGGCAGTTCCAAGTTCCGCGAACGCTGGGGCTTCTTCCCGACAGTGGGTCTCGGCTGGGTTATTTCTGATGAAAGCTTCCTGAAAACGCAGTCGCTGGTCAACTTCCTGAAACTGCGGGGGAGCTGGGGTATTCTGGGCAACGACAACATCGCCAGCAATGCCTACATCCTGACGGCCAATGTGAATATTCCGTACTTTTTCAACAATGGCCTGACCCTCGGCAACGCGATTCAGGACATCAAAGATCAGCAACTGAAGTGGGAGCGGACGCAGCAGGTCGACGTGGGTTTGGAGTTTGCCCTGGCCGATAACCGCCTGACGGGTGAGATCGACTATTACAACAAGACGACCCGCGATGCACTGGCGTTCCGGATCATTCCGGCTATTTTCGGCGACCCGGATAACCAGTTTCTGACCAACATCGCCTCGTTCCGAAACAGCGGCTTCGAGTTTGTGCTGAACTGGAAAGAAACGACCAAAAGCGGCCTGGGCTATAGCATCGGCGGTAACCTGACGCTGAACCGGAACCAACTGGTTGGGCTCAACGGTGGGCAGGCACTGCTGGCCGGAGGGGTTGGGCAGCAGGGCTTTACAACTCGTAGCGACAACGGTCAGCCGGTGGGTAGTTTCTACGTGCTGAATGCCATCGGCGTTTTCCAGAATCAGGCCGAAATCGACGGGTCGCCGGTATTTGGTACACGCGCCAACGTGCGGCCGGGTGATCTGAAATACCAGGACGTAAACAACGATGGGGTCATTAATACCGATGACCGGATCTACGCCGGGTCGTATCAGCCCAAGCTCTACTACGGCATCAACCTGGCGTTGACCTACAAAGGGTTTGACCTCACGGCTGACGTGTATGGCAACGCGGGGAACCAGGTGTACAATGGTAAAAAGGCGTTCCGTTTTGAAAACACGGACAACATCGAAGCGGCCTATGCCGAGGCGCGCTGGCTGCCTACCCGCCCTTCGCAGACCGATCCGCGCCTGATTACGTCGGCCACGCCCGCCTCTACCTACTTTGTGGAATCGGGTTCCTTTGTTCGGCTGAATAACCTCACGCTCGGGTACACAATCCCGACCGCGTGGCGCGAAAAAGTGCGGTTGCGGACCGCCCGCCTCTACGTGACCTCGCAAAACCTGTTTACACTTCAGAAATTCAGCGGTTTCTCGCCCGAACTCCCCGGCGGGCCGCTCGACTCTGGTATCGAATTGACCTCCTATCCAACCACCCGCACCTTCGCTGTTGGGTTGAACGTAGGCTTCTAA